One stretch of Solenopsis invicta isolate M01_SB chromosome 16, UNIL_Sinv_3.0, whole genome shotgun sequence DNA includes these proteins:
- the LOC113003293 gene encoding transient receptor potential cation channel protein painless-like isoform X5: MHNKMDLEEDSSRALQERLLNVYKPTLNNAQVIYKLLLDALRSKDFYCFKNTIEHHLKKQPPILDINYVYPNTEETCLDTASRNGLKQFVEFLLRQGANPNRVNELHNRAPIHFATEGGHVDTLAALLTEPTINPNLQAGEQTALHIAVRMNDLTCTDLLLKNGASVNIPNSKGLTALHLAAKKDHLDILKLIMEKSRQRPDIDTYRDCDNWTIREVIQHKIPSIVLPPKYENREVNVDDLKYYLIANDEINFLESMKNVKIEDLHSIAEELLEMTALRGFHKAAIGILEKLKGRQFSVKKAMQAAVQQSDRVILQELLKIEPNMANDLILNACQMLGMPKKQRVDNTHDQLECLKLILEQENVNVRCNDNKGNTPLHYAISSGCQEAMILLLDRGSYIGHMNKFNIPPIADISTHTLSRYFDDCLQTRKDRTNECTIEFNYRCLMPHNVATEQDKTNWTTHEMEVFKYIAGNSGLKPLLKHPLLSSFLYLKWYRIRHILYANFVFYIIFYLLLNVYIFNMTYDIRRENETQIANESVRISKSTLGSVLNNFLWGLILGLITIMLLLFILREIFQLISCVSIKRYLIRNWLEIILIIFTVAALCGAGLQIDALVFLLSACELVILINQHPRLSTGIEMFRMVSFNFIRFLLPYLFLIFAFALAFYTLFKDGNDTNFHNLFLSIFKTVIMLTGEFDANDIPFISHPIWSHIVFMLFVFFIVIVLFNLLNGLAVSDIAEILSKAELVGLVSRIRLLAYIEEIVVGKSFRHCFCSNSRWNLYRYLAKRILLFPHFLKDGKIIIKPCDNSDAYDNDLYYEKDIHSESIKCDQQWNTSIMDPDIIKQAKRIIRNKNQTGNEKIIAILNKLQDKGTTIEIILKTTKFTEE; this comes from the exons ataataaAATGGATCTCGAAGAGGATTCATCCAGGGCGCTACAAGAGCGTCTACTGAATGTTTATAAGCCAACTCTAAATAATGCGCAAGTTATTTACAAACTATTGTTGGATGCCTTACGGTCTAAGGATTTCTATTGTTTCAAAAACACCATAGaacatcatttaaaaaaacagccGCCAATTCTGGATATCAATTACGTATATCCGAACACGGAAGAAACATGTCTTGATACAGCTAGCAGAAATGGCCTAAAACAATTCGTAGAGTTTTTATTACGTCAAGGTGCAAATCCTAACAGAGTAAACGAGTTACATAATCGTGCTCCTATCCATTTTGCCACGGAGGGTGGACACGTGGACACCTTAGCAGCTTTACTGACAGAACCGACAATAAATCCAAATCTCCAGGCAGGAGAGCAGACTGCCTTACATATTGCGGTGAGAATGAACGATCTAACGTGCACTGATCTATTACTAAAGAATGGAGCCAGCGTTAATATTCCAAATAGTAAGGGCTTAACGGCACTTCATTTGGCGGCAAAAAAGGACCACCTGGACATACTGAAATTGATAATGGAAAAAAGCCGGCAGCGTCCAGACATTGATACTTATAGAGATTGTGATAACTGGACGATACGAGAAGTGATTCAGCACAAAATACCGAGTATAGTGTTGCCGCCCAAATATGAAAATCGCGAGGTAAATGTGGATGACCTCAAGTACTACCTGATTGCCAATGATGAAATAAACTTCCTGGAAAGTATGAAGAATGTCAAGATAGAAGATCTTCATAGTATAGCCGAAGAGCTGCTCGAGATGACTGCACTACGAGGTTTTCACAAAGCCGCGATTGGAATTCTGGAAAAACTTAAAGGGAGGCAGTTCAGCGTAAAGAAAGCTATGCAAGCAGCCGTTCAACAGAGTGATCGTGTTATTCTTCAGGAACTATTGAAAATAGAACCAAATATGGCCAATGATTTGATTCTGAATGCCTGTCAAATGCTAGGAATGCCAAAAAAACAAAGAGTTGATAACACTCACGATCAACTAGAGTGTCTCAAGTTGATTCTGGAACAAGAAAATGTGAACGTTCGTTGTAATGATA aTAAAGGCAATACTCCGCTACATTACGCGATCAGTTCTGGCTGTCAAGAGGCGATGATATTACTTCTCGATCGAGGCAGCTACATTGGTCATATGAATAAATTCAACATACCGCCTATTGCAGATATATCGACACATACGTTATCGCGCTATTTTGATGATTGTTTGCAAACGCGAAAAGATCGAACAAACGAGTGTACGATTGAATTTAATTATCGCTGTTTAATGCCACACAATGTTGCCACGGAACAAGATAAAACTAATTGGACAACTCATGAAATGGAAGTATTCAAGTACATTGCCGGTAACAGCGGTCTCAAACCCTTGCTGAAACATCCGctgctttcttcttttctctatcTTAAATGGTATAGAATACGGCATATTTTATACGCAAATTTCgtcttttacataattttttatcttttgttaaacGTTTACATCTTCAACATGACTTATGATATTCGGAGAGAAAATGAAACTCAAATTGCCAACGAATCTGTTAGAATTTCGAAAAGTACTTTGGGAAGTGTCCTGAACAATTTTCTATGGGGCTTAATACTTGGCTTAATCACTATAATGTTGTTGCTTTTTATCCTCCGAGAGATTTTCCAACTTATATCCTGCGTTAGCATTAAGCGTTATCTAATAAGAAACTggttagaaattatattaattatatttactgttGCTGCACTGTGCGGCGCAGGACTTCAAATCGATGCTCTGGTATTTCTGTTGTCGGCCTGCGAATTAGTAATTTTAATCAACCAGCATCCACGTTTGTCGACCGGCATTGAAATGTTCCGAAtggtttcttttaattttatacgctTTTTGCTCCCTTACCTGTTTCTTATCTTTGCATTTGCTCTAGCTTTCTACACACTTTTCAAAGACGGTAACGACACAAACTTTCACAATCTCTTTCTTTCAATCTTTAAAACTGTTATCATGCTCACTGGCGAGTTTGACGCCAACGACATTCCGTTCATCTCGCATCCAATTTGGAGCCACATTGTATTTATGTTGTTTGTCTTTTTTATCGTTATTGTACTGTTTAATCTACTCAATGGCTTGGCAGTCAGTGACATCGCTGAGATTTTGTCTAAAGCCGAATTAGTTGGACTTGTTTCTCGAATACGTTTGCTTGCCTACATTGAAGAAATAGTAGTTGGCAAATCTTTCAGGCATTGCTTTTGCAGTAATTCGCGATGGAATCTTTATAGATACCTCGCTAAGAGAATTCTTTTGTTTCCTCATTTTCTAAAAGACGGCAAAATCATTATTAAACCATGCGATAACTCGGATGCTTATGATAACGATCTATATTACGAAAAGGACATTCACAGTGAATCCATAAAGTGTGACCAACAGTGGAATACCTCGATAATGGATCCAGACATAATTAAACAAGCTAAACGTATTATTAGGAACAAAAATCAAACAGGTAATGAGAAGATTATAGCTATATTGAACAAATTACAAGACAAAGGGacaacaattgaaataattttaaaaactacaaaGTTTACAGAAGAATAA
- the LOC113003293 gene encoding transient receptor potential cation channel protein painless-like isoform X4: MGTTSFMEILIGDNRGNQIILSHATWTTLFQKHNKMDLEEDSSRALQERLLNVYKPTLNNAQVIYKLLLDALRSKDFYCFKNTIEHHLKKQPPILDINYVYPNTEETCLDTASRNGLKQFVEFLLRQGANPNRVNELHNRAPIHFATEGGHVDTLAALLTEPTINPNLQAGEQTALHIAVRMNDLTCTDLLLKNGASVNIPNSKGLTALHLAAKKDHLDILKLIMEKSRQRPDIDTYRDCDNWTIREVIQHKIPSIVLPPKYENREVNVDDLKYYLIANDEINFLESMKNVKIEDLHSIAEELLEMTALRGFHKAAIGILEKLKGRQFSVKKAMQAAVQQSDRVILQELLKIEPNMANDLILNACQMLGMPKKQRVDNTHDQLECLKLILEQENVNVRCNDNKGNTPLHYAISSGCQEAMILLLDRGSYIGHMNKFNIPPIADISTHTLSRYFDDCLQTRKDRTNECTIEFNYRCLMPHNVATEQDKTNWTTHEMEVFKYIAGNSGLKPLLKHPLLSSFLYLKWYRIRHILYANFVFYIIFYLLLNVYIFNMTYDIRRENETQIANESVRISKSTLGSVLNNFLWGLILGLITIMLLLFILREIFQLISCVSIKRYLIRNWLEIILIIFTVAALCGAGLQIDALVFLLSACELVILINQHPRLSTGIEMFRMVSFNFIRFLLPYLFLIFAFALAFYTLFKDGNDTNFHNLFLSIFKTVIMLTGEFDANDIPFISHPIWSHIVFMLFVFFIVIVLFNLLNGLAVSDIAEILSKAELVGLVSRIRLLAYIEEIVVGKSFRHCFCSNSRWNLYRYLAKRILLFPHFLKDGKIIIKPCDNSDAYDNDLYYEKDIHSESIKCDQQWNTSIMDPDIIKQAKRIIRNKNQTGNEKIIAILNKLQDKGTTIEIILKTTKFTEE; the protein is encoded by the exons ATGGGAACTACATCATTTATGGAGATACTTATTGGTGACAACCGAGGCAATCAAATAATCCTATCTCATGCAACGTGGACAACACTGTTTCAGAAAC ataataaAATGGATCTCGAAGAGGATTCATCCAGGGCGCTACAAGAGCGTCTACTGAATGTTTATAAGCCAACTCTAAATAATGCGCAAGTTATTTACAAACTATTGTTGGATGCCTTACGGTCTAAGGATTTCTATTGTTTCAAAAACACCATAGaacatcatttaaaaaaacagccGCCAATTCTGGATATCAATTACGTATATCCGAACACGGAAGAAACATGTCTTGATACAGCTAGCAGAAATGGCCTAAAACAATTCGTAGAGTTTTTATTACGTCAAGGTGCAAATCCTAACAGAGTAAACGAGTTACATAATCGTGCTCCTATCCATTTTGCCACGGAGGGTGGACACGTGGACACCTTAGCAGCTTTACTGACAGAACCGACAATAAATCCAAATCTCCAGGCAGGAGAGCAGACTGCCTTACATATTGCGGTGAGAATGAACGATCTAACGTGCACTGATCTATTACTAAAGAATGGAGCCAGCGTTAATATTCCAAATAGTAAGGGCTTAACGGCACTTCATTTGGCGGCAAAAAAGGACCACCTGGACATACTGAAATTGATAATGGAAAAAAGCCGGCAGCGTCCAGACATTGATACTTATAGAGATTGTGATAACTGGACGATACGAGAAGTGATTCAGCACAAAATACCGAGTATAGTGTTGCCGCCCAAATATGAAAATCGCGAGGTAAATGTGGATGACCTCAAGTACTACCTGATTGCCAATGATGAAATAAACTTCCTGGAAAGTATGAAGAATGTCAAGATAGAAGATCTTCATAGTATAGCCGAAGAGCTGCTCGAGATGACTGCACTACGAGGTTTTCACAAAGCCGCGATTGGAATTCTGGAAAAACTTAAAGGGAGGCAGTTCAGCGTAAAGAAAGCTATGCAAGCAGCCGTTCAACAGAGTGATCGTGTTATTCTTCAGGAACTATTGAAAATAGAACCAAATATGGCCAATGATTTGATTCTGAATGCCTGTCAAATGCTAGGAATGCCAAAAAAACAAAGAGTTGATAACACTCACGATCAACTAGAGTGTCTCAAGTTGATTCTGGAACAAGAAAATGTGAACGTTCGTTGTAATGATA aTAAAGGCAATACTCCGCTACATTACGCGATCAGTTCTGGCTGTCAAGAGGCGATGATATTACTTCTCGATCGAGGCAGCTACATTGGTCATATGAATAAATTCAACATACCGCCTATTGCAGATATATCGACACATACGTTATCGCGCTATTTTGATGATTGTTTGCAAACGCGAAAAGATCGAACAAACGAGTGTACGATTGAATTTAATTATCGCTGTTTAATGCCACACAATGTTGCCACGGAACAAGATAAAACTAATTGGACAACTCATGAAATGGAAGTATTCAAGTACATTGCCGGTAACAGCGGTCTCAAACCCTTGCTGAAACATCCGctgctttcttcttttctctatcTTAAATGGTATAGAATACGGCATATTTTATACGCAAATTTCgtcttttacataattttttatcttttgttaaacGTTTACATCTTCAACATGACTTATGATATTCGGAGAGAAAATGAAACTCAAATTGCCAACGAATCTGTTAGAATTTCGAAAAGTACTTTGGGAAGTGTCCTGAACAATTTTCTATGGGGCTTAATACTTGGCTTAATCACTATAATGTTGTTGCTTTTTATCCTCCGAGAGATTTTCCAACTTATATCCTGCGTTAGCATTAAGCGTTATCTAATAAGAAACTggttagaaattatattaattatatttactgttGCTGCACTGTGCGGCGCAGGACTTCAAATCGATGCTCTGGTATTTCTGTTGTCGGCCTGCGAATTAGTAATTTTAATCAACCAGCATCCACGTTTGTCGACCGGCATTGAAATGTTCCGAAtggtttcttttaattttatacgctTTTTGCTCCCTTACCTGTTTCTTATCTTTGCATTTGCTCTAGCTTTCTACACACTTTTCAAAGACGGTAACGACACAAACTTTCACAATCTCTTTCTTTCAATCTTTAAAACTGTTATCATGCTCACTGGCGAGTTTGACGCCAACGACATTCCGTTCATCTCGCATCCAATTTGGAGCCACATTGTATTTATGTTGTTTGTCTTTTTTATCGTTATTGTACTGTTTAATCTACTCAATGGCTTGGCAGTCAGTGACATCGCTGAGATTTTGTCTAAAGCCGAATTAGTTGGACTTGTTTCTCGAATACGTTTGCTTGCCTACATTGAAGAAATAGTAGTTGGCAAATCTTTCAGGCATTGCTTTTGCAGTAATTCGCGATGGAATCTTTATAGATACCTCGCTAAGAGAATTCTTTTGTTTCCTCATTTTCTAAAAGACGGCAAAATCATTATTAAACCATGCGATAACTCGGATGCTTATGATAACGATCTATATTACGAAAAGGACATTCACAGTGAATCCATAAAGTGTGACCAACAGTGGAATACCTCGATAATGGATCCAGACATAATTAAACAAGCTAAACGTATTATTAGGAACAAAAATCAAACAGGTAATGAGAAGATTATAGCTATATTGAACAAATTACAAGACAAAGGGacaacaattgaaataattttaaaaactacaaaGTTTACAGAAGAATAA
- the LOC113003293 gene encoding transient receptor potential cation channel protein painless-like isoform X2, whose product MLHLIGIYSHRDVTSHLKAVIQVSVLRATNLCGFMKLLSLHTLYNKMDLEEDSSRALQERLLNVYKPTLNNAQVIYKLLLDALRSKDFYCFKNTIEHHLKKQPPILDINYVYPNTEETCLDTASRNGLKQFVEFLLRQGANPNRVNELHNRAPIHFATEGGHVDTLAALLTEPTINPNLQAGEQTALHIAVRMNDLTCTDLLLKNGASVNIPNSKGLTALHLAAKKDHLDILKLIMEKSRQRPDIDTYRDCDNWTIREVIQHKIPSIVLPPKYENREVNVDDLKYYLIANDEINFLESMKNVKIEDLHSIAEELLEMTALRGFHKAAIGILEKLKGRQFSVKKAMQAAVQQSDRVILQELLKIEPNMANDLILNACQMLGMPKKQRVDNTHDQLECLKLILEQENVNVRCNDNKGNTPLHYAISSGCQEAMILLLDRGSYIGHMNKFNIPPIADISTHTLSRYFDDCLQTRKDRTNECTIEFNYRCLMPHNVATEQDKTNWTTHEMEVFKYIAGNSGLKPLLKHPLLSSFLYLKWYRIRHILYANFVFYIIFYLLLNVYIFNMTYDIRRENETQIANESVRISKSTLGSVLNNFLWGLILGLITIMLLLFILREIFQLISCVSIKRYLIRNWLEIILIIFTVAALCGAGLQIDALVFLLSACELVILINQHPRLSTGIEMFRMVSFNFIRFLLPYLFLIFAFALAFYTLFKDGNDTNFHNLFLSIFKTVIMLTGEFDANDIPFISHPIWSHIVFMLFVFFIVIVLFNLLNGLAVSDIAEILSKAELVGLVSRIRLLAYIEEIVVGKSFRHCFCSNSRWNLYRYLAKRILLFPHFLKDGKIIIKPCDNSDAYDNDLYYEKDIHSESIKCDQQWNTSIMDPDIIKQAKRIIRNKNQTGNEKIIAILNKLQDKGTTIEIILKTTKFTEE is encoded by the exons ataataaAATGGATCTCGAAGAGGATTCATCCAGGGCGCTACAAGAGCGTCTACTGAATGTTTATAAGCCAACTCTAAATAATGCGCAAGTTATTTACAAACTATTGTTGGATGCCTTACGGTCTAAGGATTTCTATTGTTTCAAAAACACCATAGaacatcatttaaaaaaacagccGCCAATTCTGGATATCAATTACGTATATCCGAACACGGAAGAAACATGTCTTGATACAGCTAGCAGAAATGGCCTAAAACAATTCGTAGAGTTTTTATTACGTCAAGGTGCAAATCCTAACAGAGTAAACGAGTTACATAATCGTGCTCCTATCCATTTTGCCACGGAGGGTGGACACGTGGACACCTTAGCAGCTTTACTGACAGAACCGACAATAAATCCAAATCTCCAGGCAGGAGAGCAGACTGCCTTACATATTGCGGTGAGAATGAACGATCTAACGTGCACTGATCTATTACTAAAGAATGGAGCCAGCGTTAATATTCCAAATAGTAAGGGCTTAACGGCACTTCATTTGGCGGCAAAAAAGGACCACCTGGACATACTGAAATTGATAATGGAAAAAAGCCGGCAGCGTCCAGACATTGATACTTATAGAGATTGTGATAACTGGACGATACGAGAAGTGATTCAGCACAAAATACCGAGTATAGTGTTGCCGCCCAAATATGAAAATCGCGAGGTAAATGTGGATGACCTCAAGTACTACCTGATTGCCAATGATGAAATAAACTTCCTGGAAAGTATGAAGAATGTCAAGATAGAAGATCTTCATAGTATAGCCGAAGAGCTGCTCGAGATGACTGCACTACGAGGTTTTCACAAAGCCGCGATTGGAATTCTGGAAAAACTTAAAGGGAGGCAGTTCAGCGTAAAGAAAGCTATGCAAGCAGCCGTTCAACAGAGTGATCGTGTTATTCTTCAGGAACTATTGAAAATAGAACCAAATATGGCCAATGATTTGATTCTGAATGCCTGTCAAATGCTAGGAATGCCAAAAAAACAAAGAGTTGATAACACTCACGATCAACTAGAGTGTCTCAAGTTGATTCTGGAACAAGAAAATGTGAACGTTCGTTGTAATGATA aTAAAGGCAATACTCCGCTACATTACGCGATCAGTTCTGGCTGTCAAGAGGCGATGATATTACTTCTCGATCGAGGCAGCTACATTGGTCATATGAATAAATTCAACATACCGCCTATTGCAGATATATCGACACATACGTTATCGCGCTATTTTGATGATTGTTTGCAAACGCGAAAAGATCGAACAAACGAGTGTACGATTGAATTTAATTATCGCTGTTTAATGCCACACAATGTTGCCACGGAACAAGATAAAACTAATTGGACAACTCATGAAATGGAAGTATTCAAGTACATTGCCGGTAACAGCGGTCTCAAACCCTTGCTGAAACATCCGctgctttcttcttttctctatcTTAAATGGTATAGAATACGGCATATTTTATACGCAAATTTCgtcttttacataattttttatcttttgttaaacGTTTACATCTTCAACATGACTTATGATATTCGGAGAGAAAATGAAACTCAAATTGCCAACGAATCTGTTAGAATTTCGAAAAGTACTTTGGGAAGTGTCCTGAACAATTTTCTATGGGGCTTAATACTTGGCTTAATCACTATAATGTTGTTGCTTTTTATCCTCCGAGAGATTTTCCAACTTATATCCTGCGTTAGCATTAAGCGTTATCTAATAAGAAACTggttagaaattatattaattatatttactgttGCTGCACTGTGCGGCGCAGGACTTCAAATCGATGCTCTGGTATTTCTGTTGTCGGCCTGCGAATTAGTAATTTTAATCAACCAGCATCCACGTTTGTCGACCGGCATTGAAATGTTCCGAAtggtttcttttaattttatacgctTTTTGCTCCCTTACCTGTTTCTTATCTTTGCATTTGCTCTAGCTTTCTACACACTTTTCAAAGACGGTAACGACACAAACTTTCACAATCTCTTTCTTTCAATCTTTAAAACTGTTATCATGCTCACTGGCGAGTTTGACGCCAACGACATTCCGTTCATCTCGCATCCAATTTGGAGCCACATTGTATTTATGTTGTTTGTCTTTTTTATCGTTATTGTACTGTTTAATCTACTCAATGGCTTGGCAGTCAGTGACATCGCTGAGATTTTGTCTAAAGCCGAATTAGTTGGACTTGTTTCTCGAATACGTTTGCTTGCCTACATTGAAGAAATAGTAGTTGGCAAATCTTTCAGGCATTGCTTTTGCAGTAATTCGCGATGGAATCTTTATAGATACCTCGCTAAGAGAATTCTTTTGTTTCCTCATTTTCTAAAAGACGGCAAAATCATTATTAAACCATGCGATAACTCGGATGCTTATGATAACGATCTATATTACGAAAAGGACATTCACAGTGAATCCATAAAGTGTGACCAACAGTGGAATACCTCGATAATGGATCCAGACATAATTAAACAAGCTAAACGTATTATTAGGAACAAAAATCAAACAGGTAATGAGAAGATTATAGCTATATTGAACAAATTACAAGACAAAGGGacaacaattgaaataattttaaaaactacaaaGTTTACAGAAGAATAA
- the LOC113003293 gene encoding transient receptor potential cation channel protein painless-like isoform X3, which yields MRIYSHRDVTSHLKAVIQVSVLRATNLCGFMKLLSLHTLYNKMDLEEDSSRALQERLLNVYKPTLNNAQVIYKLLLDALRSKDFYCFKNTIEHHLKKQPPILDINYVYPNTEETCLDTASRNGLKQFVEFLLRQGANPNRVNELHNRAPIHFATEGGHVDTLAALLTEPTINPNLQAGEQTALHIAVRMNDLTCTDLLLKNGASVNIPNSKGLTALHLAAKKDHLDILKLIMEKSRQRPDIDTYRDCDNWTIREVIQHKIPSIVLPPKYENREVNVDDLKYYLIANDEINFLESMKNVKIEDLHSIAEELLEMTALRGFHKAAIGILEKLKGRQFSVKKAMQAAVQQSDRVILQELLKIEPNMANDLILNACQMLGMPKKQRVDNTHDQLECLKLILEQENVNVRCNDNKGNTPLHYAISSGCQEAMILLLDRGSYIGHMNKFNIPPIADISTHTLSRYFDDCLQTRKDRTNECTIEFNYRCLMPHNVATEQDKTNWTTHEMEVFKYIAGNSGLKPLLKHPLLSSFLYLKWYRIRHILYANFVFYIIFYLLLNVYIFNMTYDIRRENETQIANESVRISKSTLGSVLNNFLWGLILGLITIMLLLFILREIFQLISCVSIKRYLIRNWLEIILIIFTVAALCGAGLQIDALVFLLSACELVILINQHPRLSTGIEMFRMVSFNFIRFLLPYLFLIFAFALAFYTLFKDGNDTNFHNLFLSIFKTVIMLTGEFDANDIPFISHPIWSHIVFMLFVFFIVIVLFNLLNGLAVSDIAEILSKAELVGLVSRIRLLAYIEEIVVGKSFRHCFCSNSRWNLYRYLAKRILLFPHFLKDGKIIIKPCDNSDAYDNDLYYEKDIHSESIKCDQQWNTSIMDPDIIKQAKRIIRNKNQTGNEKIIAILNKLQDKGTTIEIILKTTKFTEE from the exons ataataaAATGGATCTCGAAGAGGATTCATCCAGGGCGCTACAAGAGCGTCTACTGAATGTTTATAAGCCAACTCTAAATAATGCGCAAGTTATTTACAAACTATTGTTGGATGCCTTACGGTCTAAGGATTTCTATTGTTTCAAAAACACCATAGaacatcatttaaaaaaacagccGCCAATTCTGGATATCAATTACGTATATCCGAACACGGAAGAAACATGTCTTGATACAGCTAGCAGAAATGGCCTAAAACAATTCGTAGAGTTTTTATTACGTCAAGGTGCAAATCCTAACAGAGTAAACGAGTTACATAATCGTGCTCCTATCCATTTTGCCACGGAGGGTGGACACGTGGACACCTTAGCAGCTTTACTGACAGAACCGACAATAAATCCAAATCTCCAGGCAGGAGAGCAGACTGCCTTACATATTGCGGTGAGAATGAACGATCTAACGTGCACTGATCTATTACTAAAGAATGGAGCCAGCGTTAATATTCCAAATAGTAAGGGCTTAACGGCACTTCATTTGGCGGCAAAAAAGGACCACCTGGACATACTGAAATTGATAATGGAAAAAAGCCGGCAGCGTCCAGACATTGATACTTATAGAGATTGTGATAACTGGACGATACGAGAAGTGATTCAGCACAAAATACCGAGTATAGTGTTGCCGCCCAAATATGAAAATCGCGAGGTAAATGTGGATGACCTCAAGTACTACCTGATTGCCAATGATGAAATAAACTTCCTGGAAAGTATGAAGAATGTCAAGATAGAAGATCTTCATAGTATAGCCGAAGAGCTGCTCGAGATGACTGCACTACGAGGTTTTCACAAAGCCGCGATTGGAATTCTGGAAAAACTTAAAGGGAGGCAGTTCAGCGTAAAGAAAGCTATGCAAGCAGCCGTTCAACAGAGTGATCGTGTTATTCTTCAGGAACTATTGAAAATAGAACCAAATATGGCCAATGATTTGATTCTGAATGCCTGTCAAATGCTAGGAATGCCAAAAAAACAAAGAGTTGATAACACTCACGATCAACTAGAGTGTCTCAAGTTGATTCTGGAACAAGAAAATGTGAACGTTCGTTGTAATGATA aTAAAGGCAATACTCCGCTACATTACGCGATCAGTTCTGGCTGTCAAGAGGCGATGATATTACTTCTCGATCGAGGCAGCTACATTGGTCATATGAATAAATTCAACATACCGCCTATTGCAGATATATCGACACATACGTTATCGCGCTATTTTGATGATTGTTTGCAAACGCGAAAAGATCGAACAAACGAGTGTACGATTGAATTTAATTATCGCTGTTTAATGCCACACAATGTTGCCACGGAACAAGATAAAACTAATTGGACAACTCATGAAATGGAAGTATTCAAGTACATTGCCGGTAACAGCGGTCTCAAACCCTTGCTGAAACATCCGctgctttcttcttttctctatcTTAAATGGTATAGAATACGGCATATTTTATACGCAAATTTCgtcttttacataattttttatcttttgttaaacGTTTACATCTTCAACATGACTTATGATATTCGGAGAGAAAATGAAACTCAAATTGCCAACGAATCTGTTAGAATTTCGAAAAGTACTTTGGGAAGTGTCCTGAACAATTTTCTATGGGGCTTAATACTTGGCTTAATCACTATAATGTTGTTGCTTTTTATCCTCCGAGAGATTTTCCAACTTATATCCTGCGTTAGCATTAAGCGTTATCTAATAAGAAACTggttagaaattatattaattatatttactgttGCTGCACTGTGCGGCGCAGGACTTCAAATCGATGCTCTGGTATTTCTGTTGTCGGCCTGCGAATTAGTAATTTTAATCAACCAGCATCCACGTTTGTCGACCGGCATTGAAATGTTCCGAAtggtttcttttaattttatacgctTTTTGCTCCCTTACCTGTTTCTTATCTTTGCATTTGCTCTAGCTTTCTACACACTTTTCAAAGACGGTAACGACACAAACTTTCACAATCTCTTTCTTTCAATCTTTAAAACTGTTATCATGCTCACTGGCGAGTTTGACGCCAACGACATTCCGTTCATCTCGCATCCAATTTGGAGCCACATTGTATTTATGTTGTTTGTCTTTTTTATCGTTATTGTACTGTTTAATCTACTCAATGGCTTGGCAGTCAGTGACATCGCTGAGATTTTGTCTAAAGCCGAATTAGTTGGACTTGTTTCTCGAATACGTTTGCTTGCCTACATTGAAGAAATAGTAGTTGGCAAATCTTTCAGGCATTGCTTTTGCAGTAATTCGCGATGGAATCTTTATAGATACCTCGCTAAGAGAATTCTTTTGTTTCCTCATTTTCTAAAAGACGGCAAAATCATTATTAAACCATGCGATAACTCGGATGCTTATGATAACGATCTATATTACGAAAAGGACATTCACAGTGAATCCATAAAGTGTGACCAACAGTGGAATACCTCGATAATGGATCCAGACATAATTAAACAAGCTAAACGTATTATTAGGAACAAAAATCAAACAGGTAATGAGAAGATTATAGCTATATTGAACAAATTACAAGACAAAGGGacaacaattgaaataattttaaaaactacaaaGTTTACAGAAGAATAA